GCCTTTGTCAGTATTGCCGGTATGCTGTCTGATACTGGTATACGAGTGCCACAGTTAAAAGCCGTGGATTATGATCAGGGGTTTATGCTGATTGAAGATTTTGGCGACACTCTGTTGCTGGATCAGCTTGATCACCACTCGGTTGATGCGATTTATGCAGATGCCCTGTCACTGCTCAGAACCATTCAGGTGACCCCTTCAGATACCTTGCCGGAATACGATGAAACGCTACTGCAAACAGAGCTGAGACTTTTCAGGGACTGGTTTGTTCAGCAATTGATTGGCATTGAGCTGACTGATGAGGAAGAAAAACTGTTTCGTGGGCTGGATCAGATGCTGATTGCCAGTGCTATAGAGCAGCCTTCTGCCTTTATTCACCGGGACTACCATTCCCGCAACCTGATGAGCCTGCCTGATAATCAGATTGGCGTCATTGATTTTCAGGGCGCTTTGCACGGCCCTGTTTTATACGACGCAGTTTCGTTATTAAAAGACTGCTATGTCAGCTGGCCTGAAGATCAGGTTGAAGGCTGGCTACAGGATTTTATCAGGCAGCATGACCTGCTTAAAGAGACCGACTGGGCCACCTGTCAGAGATGGTTTGACTGGTTGGGATTACAGCGCCACCTCAAATGCCTGGGCATATTTACCCGGCTGTGGCTGCGTGATAATAAACCGCAATACCTTTCAGCGATTCCTGCTACGTTCCGCTATGTGTTGGAAGTCTGTCAGCGTTATCCTGCTTTTGAGCAGCACGGACAGTGGCTGCAGCAGCGGGTGGCTCCGCTATTGACACAAAAGATGGCTGATATTACTGCGATAGCGGCAGATAATGTTGCTGAAAGGCCGGCGTCGACCTCATCGACTGTTGGAACGCCTACCGGAACAGAGGGTCAGTCTGTTAATTCATGAAAGTGATGATCCTTGCAGCGGGTCTTGGAAAGCGTCTGCGCCCCCTGACCCTGAACAAGCCCAAACCCCTGGTTGAAGTCGCGGGTAAATCCCTGATAATCCATCATATTGAGCAGCTGGCAGCAGCCGGTTTCAACGATATTGTGATTAACCACTCCTGGCATGGTGAGCAGATTGTCAATGCGCTGGGCAACGGTTCCCGCTGGGGCGTCAACATTGCTTATTCAGAAGAACCTGAGCCCCTGGAAACGGCGGGTGGTATTATTCAGGCTTTGCCATTGCTTAAGGATGGTCAGTCTGAAGATAATCAACCGTTTCTGGTGGTCAATGGTGATGTCTTTACTGACTATCCTTTTGATCTTGTGCCTGACAGCATAGACGGGCAGGCGCACCTGATTATGGTGAATAATCCGGACTTCAGGAAAACCGGCGATTTTGCTTTGCAACAGGGCAGGGTTCAGGAACAGGGCGAACAGTGGCTGACCTACAGCGGCATCAGTGTCTTAACGCCGGAACTGTTCGCTGACACTCCTACCGGCGTTCAGGCGCTGGCGCCGGTTCTGAAGCAGGCTATAGCCGATGGTGAAGTGACCGGAGAGCATTTCCAGGGGCTCTGGACGGATGTTGGTACAGTTGAACGACTCAACGATTTGGAACAGTATTTGGCAGGTGGCTCTTCGGGCAGTATCTGTTAAATAACAGCAATAGTAAGTTACATGACAGCAATAGTAATTGGTGCTTTTCTTGGGGTGATCTGGGGCGGGCCTTTCGGCGCTCTGCTGGGTGCGTTTATAGGTGGTTGGATTGACCGGAATTTTATAAAACCGAATCAGTCTCGCCGGTATGGCGGTCACAGAGGCTATAACCGACAACGTGTGCAGTCAGCCTTTTTTCGCGCCTCTTTTCTGGTAATGGGACGTATCGCTAAGGCAGACGGTCGTGTCAGTGAAGATGAAATCCAGATGGCGTCTGCCATTATGCGGGAAATGCGCCTCTCTGAAGAACAGCGTCAGGCGGCGATTGAACTGTTTAATCAGGGGAAGAACCCGGTAACGGATATTTCTGAGGCACTGGCAGAATTTCGCCGGGTGGCTGGCTCCAGCACCCTGATACCCATGTTTCTGGAAATTCAGTTGCAGGCGGCTTATGCCGACGGTGGGCTGACACAGTCAGAGCGTGCCGTATTTCGCCATATCTGCGACCAGCTGGGCGTCAGCCAGCTCAACTTTGAGCTGTTGCACAAACGTTTTCAGGCGCAACAGGCTTATTATCATCATGCCGGTCAGCAGCAGGCGGGGGGCGGAACAGACTGGAGGCGCCCGGCTCGGGATGAATTGAAGCAGGCCTATGAAATTCTGGGGGTTGAACCCTCTGCCACCGACGCTGAAGTAAAGCGGGCTTACCGTAAGCTGATGAGTCAGCACCATCCGGACAAGCTGGTAGCAAAAGGCCTGCCGGAAGAGATGATGGAAGTCGCCAAGCAGAAAACCCAGGAAATACAGGGTGCTTACGACCATATCCGCAACAGCCGGAAATAAGGGAATATGCTGCTGTTGGCTGTTAGCTGTTAGCTGTTAGCTGTTAGCTATTAGCTGTTAGCTATTAGCTGCTGGCTGTGAACAGCTAAACGCCAAAAGCCAATAGCCAAAAGCCAAAAGCCAATAGCCAATAGCTCGGTACATTTCCTCCTGATACCCTTCCAACTTTTAACATGACGGTCAGGGAACTTTCTAACCCGTACATGGACTAATACCAACGGACGGTGGAACTCTCGCCGTGCCTCCTCCTCTTTGTTCTATAAAAAGGTTCCGTAAAAAGGTTCCGTAAAAAGGTTGATACCATGTATCTGGTTAGAAAGCGCTTTCTGTACTCGCAGGTTCCTGCCGTTACCCGTGTGTTTCTTGAGCGAGACCCTTCTCGGGGCATTTACTGTTTTTATCCCGCAAGGCTGATCAGAAGGATCAGAAAAGTGGTGAGCTGCCTCGTGCTGAAACACTACCCGCCTGTAGGTAAAACATTGCGTGACAGAATGGTTGTCAATGGCCTGGCAAAAGGCCGTCCCACATAGAAAAACGGGTACTTTTCAGTTGATCAACGATAGCTTTCATATCCGTGAGTAAGCCAGGCTCACCGTTCACCATTTTCACCTTTTCGTGTTTGAGCATTTCGCTGACACGGGGGTTGGTGAGTGATTGCAGGTTGAGGTTGTTGAAAGCAATGCTCATAAGCCAGATAATTTGAGAATGGGCTTCGTGAGATGAGTCAATCAATGAAGTTATGCTGTTTTTAGCCAGTGTTTTTTGTCGTTCAGTCAGTTGACTGAGTGCGTTGGCTTTCTGGTCGATGCGAATCATAGGCAGGTCTACAATGCTGTCTCCTAATATAATCAGGAATGTAGGCTTCCCTTGTAAATCGCCATCGATACTCATGAGGTTGATTAGAGTTCTTAGTGCTACCCCTTTGTTGACTCTTGTATTACTGAATAGAACCTGTTTCAGAACGCCCTCTTTTTCAAATGGGGTAAGTATTGTGTGAGGCAGATCTTCAACAGCGTATGGGGCTGGCTCTAATTTTTCGGCCTCTGGCTTTCCTTGTAACCTGTCGTTTACTATTTCTTCATTAATACCGTCATAATAACGGTCAGGAACCATGCCGAAATAGAAAATAAGCAGTTCGTTGAAACGACTGATAAAACTGTCAAAAGTACAGAGACTTACTCCACTCACTTGCTTGGTCTTTATATTGTCATATACAAGAAAAGGCTTTTCTGAGCTCTCTCTGATACTCTGCCATTCTCGTATTTTTTTTACCGGATTATCATTGTCTTTCTTCACCCATTCCTTCAGGATGCGGTTGATGTTTAATATTCGGCTTGAAGATAATGCAGAATGTTTGATTATCTGGGTGCCAGTATTGGCAATAACAGCGTCCGGCACAGGTAATTTAATACTTGTCCGATGGTTAGAATAGGTGAATTCTTTCCCTTTGTTTATTTTGTTAAGGGCTTCAGGTTGCAGTGGGTATGTCAGGTTGTAGACCAAAAAAGCATTTGGATAATTATGAAAATGCTTAACCATTTTTTTTAGCAGATTTTGCTTATGGACAGTTGCGTTCAGATAGGGTTCAGGATCATGAAACTGGGCATTCTGGTTGTTTAAGGAAAGTTGTTGAGAAAAATACCCCATCATTATCCCCACGAAGGCCTGAACCCACTGCCGTGGTCGATTCGAACCTTCGAGGGAATGATGGGGAAACTGGTATGTAGTTGGATGCCGCTTCACTAAGCTATCTAATTCTGGGGGGAAAATGTTATTTAAGGTGATAACGATCACAAAATTAAATTTGTAGTGTTCTTCCAGAATCTGATCAATCTCAAGAAGCAAATTTGCCAATTCTTCCTTTTCATTACTGAAAGAAAACTTTCTGCCATGGCGATCGGGTATGTGAAAGCCACTTCCTGATGTGTAAGCAGACGATGTTTTGGACTGCTGTGGGGCGGCCCTTTTGCTGGCAGTATCTTTGTTTCCGTTCGGTGTCTTTTTGAAAGGTAAGCTCAAAGAGTCAGGCTGTATTAAAAATTCATAATTATAAATTTCACTTGTTTTTCTTTGCAGGATAAAAGATAAGCCCGGCATAATCCCATTTGAGTGTTTGAGTACATTATTATCAGGGTTAGCCATTCTGGTTACACAGCTTAGCATGATAATAACTAATAAAATGAATCTGGGGGTGGATGTTATCGTCATAAAGCAGCAATTACGATTCAATAAGTGACGGTGGTCAGCATAGTCTACAAAAAACCTATGATGCCTCAATCATAAATATAATTATTTCCTATGTTATTGAGCGAGCTCTTTAAAGGTGAACTAGCCTTTCTTTTCCGATTAGATGATTGAAATTTTTTTCTTGCTGAGGAAATACTTTAATGGTTCGTTTGAAGCAGCACTTAAGAGCTACCAAAAATACAGTGTGGTTCGCTATTATTTGCCTTGCTATGCTTTTTACCCCATCTGCGATACTTGCTGGAACAACACAGTTATCGGTTGTGGCCAGTCCTTATAACCTGCTTCCTGTTCCCCCTGAATACGGGTGTCCGTCAAATGCATTATCCTGTGTGCTATCAGAGGGCAAGCTGAAGTTTTTGCCAGACAATGAACCGTCTCTGCCTGCACGATTTTTGCTGGGATCAAAGAATGGCACAATGCCGGTTTACTATCTGGAAAAAAGAAACTCTGATAAGACCCTGCCAGAGAACGGTCAGGCGGTTCAATACCTGAAAGCCCGGTTTGAAATACTGACCAGCCAGAATATCGTTGTCATTGCCCAGACTAAGACAGGCGCCTGGCAGGTATCACGGTTTGATCTGAAGCTGGCTGATGAAAACTGGGATAACAGTATTTTTATTCCCAAAGGGTATGTGGCAGTACTGCAAAAGGATCACGAAAACCTCACTTTGACTGTGCAGTTTTCTAATGATGAAAGACCTGCCAATGGGCTCATCGTTGATTCTGAAGGGATAGTTTACAGGGGAGATAACCCTTTATGGTTGAGTGAGCCTGAAGATGAAAGTCAGGTTGAAAGCGGGCGTTCAGGGAATAACGTATCCGGGGATACCGTAGATGTAGTTACCATTTACGTATGCCTTCCATGGAGTTTCGGTGGAACAGAAGCATCAGGAGGAGCTGCTGCAGGAGGCGCTGGAGGAGGTGATGACGGCGATAAAGGATGGAATAAAATCAAAGGGACGGTCTGGTGGCTGAGTGATAGCCTTGAGGCTGATCTGAAAGAGAAAACCATGAAAGAGCTCATCAAAATGCTGGGTGAACTCCCGAGTAGTAACAAAAAGGCAGCCCGTGGGATGATTGATCTCATTCTCCAAAAGAACCTCCATGCCCATCCTCACCATAAACTGGCTGAAAAGTCAGTTGATAAAATTATTCGTTTCATAGAGATATTTTATCTGGGCTGGGATAAAGACCTCGTGAATCGTGTAGAGACTGAAAGGTACAAAAAACGATCAACGGCAAAGTCTTCTCAAATATAACAACCCCAGTCTGAGAGGTTTGGGGCTGTCAGACCTCAAACCTCTGTGAGAAACTCAAAGTTTGAATGACTTATAAACTCTTCATACGACCGCCGTCCACAGTCAGGCTACTACCGGTGATGTAGCTGGCGGCATCAGACAGCAGGAAAGTGGCGGCTTTGGCAAACTCCTCTGTTTTACCGTAACGCCCCAGCGGGATATTGGCTTCAGTTTTGGCACGAATCTGATCCCGGGACGTACCACTGCGACTGGCAACATACTGGTTTAACGCATCAACACGGTCGGTCTGAATGCTGCCGGGAATCAGATTGTTAATACGGATATTATCTTCAGCCAGCTGGTCTGCCAGACTTTTTGCCAGACTGGCCACACCGGAACGCATAACATTACTCAGGGTCAGAAAGTCAACCGGCTCTTTGATGGTAGAAGACGTCAGGGTCAGGATGCTGCCACCGTTGACCTTGAGGGCGGGTAAAGTTTCACGAATCAGGCGTACAGCACTCATCAGGGTGAGTTCAAAGGCGTTTTGCCAGGCTTTGTCGTCCAGTTCATCAAACGATCCCGGAGGTGGTCCGCCAGCATTGATCACAACACCATCGATATGACCAAAATCATCCAGGGTTGAGTGAACCCAGTGGCGGATACTCTCCTGATTACGGGCATCGAAGACATAACCACGAATTTCCGAGCTGGTTTCACTGCTGATGGTTGAGGCCGCCTGTGTGATTTTGTCGGGTGAACGGCTGGCGATTGAGACTTTTGCCCCTTCAGACGCCAGTTGCCGGGCAATACCCAGACCCAGGCCAGAGCTGGCCCCGGCCACCATGAAGACTTTGTTTGTTATATTTAGATTCATCTTACTCCTCCGTTCGGATTACTGATTCTAACGTCAAATGTCTTTTAAAGCACCTGCTTCATGAAAGAGCCTGAAACGACCTGTTATGAGTTAAAAAAATTGCATAAGTCTTCGCCCGGTTGTGTCTGTAATAGCAGATGTACAGTGGTTTCTTTCTGACCGTTTCTAGTGTTTTGTGACGCAATACATCCATCTCCAGACAGTGAGTATTGCTTGAGAAGATCGTCAGCAAGGCTTGGAATGTTCATGAATTTTTATAGTCGTTTTTTTTCTTGAGCAAGTCTTGATATTTCAGGATGAAGCTTTAAGGCAGTGCCATTGAAGTATAAGCTGAATATTATTGAACGATGCATGAACCCGGCCTTAGGAAATTATTAAACATGTTCCTATTGTGGTCATGATCATCGTCATCTTTTTTACCTTTTCTTAAATAGTCATTGCCAGTGTTGCACTGTTCATTGGGGTCTGGTGCTGGTTTGTAGTCCTGAATGGATACTGCTCTGATTTTGACTTTAGCAAAATCGCCGTAAACCCTCGCCCAATGCGGGCGGGGATATAAGGCGGGAAGGCGCAGAGCCTTCCGGTTGACCGTATACATGCAATAGGTTATATTTTTCGCAGGTCTGTCCCTGAGTTGGGACTAGCGGTGACGAAAACCAAGCGCTGCGAAACAAAAAATTCAAGGTAGATGATCTACCTGTTGGGCTAGAAGACCCGCGAAAGTCGTTATTGAAACGCATCGTAGAGGGAACCGTATAGATACCCAGCGAACCGATCAAAGACCAATTAAAACCGGAAGGGCTGTCCGGTTCTGCTGATGGAGGCTTCTATGTAAGTCCGGTTGATATCAACTGGCTGTAGCCTGCGAAATCAGAAGCCTCGCCTGATAAGGCGGGGAGCAGTCACTAGACTTGCGTTGTCCTCCTCGTTTTTGTATTCGTTGTGAACTGTGTCAAAGTGCATAGGTAACATTTCGGGAGGCAGCGGGTTATCAAAGCTGAGGATAACGCCTATTCCATTCTTGTTGCGATTAATAAAAAGCAGCTGTTCTCCGGCATGAGTATCAAGTGAACGTATTTCAAAAGAAAATGACTTGTATGGTGAATAAACGAGAATATGCTTACACGTGTTGGTAACTTTGCCTTCAAAAGTGAGTTTACTTTCATCACCCTCAATATAGATAAACGAACCGACAGAAAACTGTGAAAACAACAAGATGGATAATAAAATAATCCAGTTTTTTATTGGCTTAATCAATGCTTTACATCGAGTCATAATTCGATCCTGTCTATTTTGCTGGCAAGGAAAATAAAAAAGCTATTTATCTCCAGCCTTTAATGAAATTCATTAACTTTTAAGCAAGTCAACGAAGTGAAAATCAGAAGTTTGAAAGCAGAAAGTTAACGACCTGAGAAAACTAGGTTGAGATATCGTAAGTGTCAATAAAACCGGATTCTGAATAGTGAACCCGGAGCTGAAATCATTAACCGCACCGGGTAGCAATAATGAAAAAGTGCTTCTTCAGGGTTACTGATTCTAACGTCAAATGTCTTTTAAAGCAGCTATACCCCGAAACAACTACACCCCAAAACAAGCCGTAGCCGGTTTAAGCACTGCGCATTTTCCGGATCAGACGAATCACCATAAAGCCAGCGGATAGCGTCAGCCCTGAAACAATGCCAACCCAGAAGCCCCGGACGCCCATAGCGGGTATAAGCAGGTCAGTCATGGCAGCTGTGTATCCCAATGGCAGGGCGATGCCCCAGTAAGCGATACAGGCCAGAAGCATAGGCGTACGGGTATCCTTATAGCCTCTTAGTGCACCATTGGCCGCGGCCTGTATAGCGTCGCTGAACTGATAAATGGCGGTAAACACCAGAAGGGCTGCCGCCATTTCAACGATTTCCGGTTCATTGGTGTAAAGGCCGATGATCTGGTCTGGAAAAAGCAGCAGGGCGCTGGAAGATACCATAGCAATCATGCCTGCCAGCAAAACGCCACTGATAGAACGTAATCGGGCTTCAGTCGTATTGTTCTGTCCCAGTGCATGACCAACTCTGATAGTAATACCAAATGACAGGCTCATAGGAATCATATAGGTCATGCTGGAGAAGTTCAGGGCAATCTGGGCGGAAGCGATATGGTTAGCCCCCAGCTTACCGATCAGCAGTGCGATCACCGCAAAAATACTGCCGCAGACAAAAACATTAATACCAATGGGCAACCCCAGTTTGAACAGCTCAAACATTCGCTTCGAGCGAGGTACCATCAGCTGTGGAACCACATAAACCTTATAACGGTGTCGTGTAGTAATATACAGAGTCATCATCAGTGACATCAGCCAGTAAACGATACCTGTCGCCCAGCCGCAACCGACGGCACCCAGTTCAGGTAAACCCAGTTTGCCGTATATCAACACATAGTTAACCGGAATGTTCACCAGCAAACCCAGCAGTGACATCACCATTGGCGCACGGGTATCCCCCATGCCTTCCAGAAAACCGTTGAAGGTGTAGAACAGGGCAATACCCGGTACACCTACAGCAAGAGCCCACAGGTAGCCAACACCGACGGGGACCACTTCCGGGTCAACGTTCATAAAAGTCAGAATGTTTTCGCTCTGGTCCAGGTAGGCCATCAGAACCAGTGCAGAGAGCAGGGCAATCCAGAGGGTCTGGCCAAAATCTACCGATAAGCCGGTCTGGTTTTTGGCCCCACGGTGGTGAGCGGTTACCGGCGTCAGCATCATCAGGGTGCCCCTTAACAGGAGGCTGGCAGGCAGCCAGAGGCTGGTTCCTACCGCTATGGCTGCCAGGTCGCGGGCGCTGGCCTGCCCCGCCATACTGGTATCGACAAACCCCATGGCGCTGATCGCCAGCTGAGTAATAATGATGGGGAAAGACAGACGCAGGAGTGCTCTGGATTCATTGAGAAAACGATGGAATGAAAAACGGTTGGATTGCATGAATATACGTATTTTGAACAGATTTAAACG
Above is a genomic segment from Endozoicomonas euniceicola containing:
- a CDS encoding SDR family oxidoreductase translates to MNLNITNKVFMVAGASSGLGLGIARQLASEGAKVSIASRSPDKITQAASTISSETSSEIRGYVFDARNQESIRHWVHSTLDDFGHIDGVVINAGGPPPGSFDELDDKAWQNAFELTLMSAVRLIRETLPALKVNGGSILTLTSSTIKEPVDFLTLSNVMRSGVASLAKSLADQLAEDNIRINNLIPGSIQTDRVDALNQYVASRSGTSRDQIRAKTEANIPLGRYGKTEEFAKAATFLLSDAASYITGSSLTVDGGRMKSL
- the djlA gene encoding co-chaperone DjlA → MTAIVIGAFLGVIWGGPFGALLGAFIGGWIDRNFIKPNQSRRYGGHRGYNRQRVQSAFFRASFLVMGRIAKADGRVSEDEIQMASAIMREMRLSEEQRQAAIELFNQGKNPVTDISEALAEFRRVAGSSTLIPMFLEIQLQAAYADGGLTQSERAVFRHICDQLGVSQLNFELLHKRFQAQQAYYHHAGQQQAGGGTDWRRPARDELKQAYEILGVEPSATDAEVKRAYRKLMSQHHPDKLVAKGLPEEMMEVAKQKTQEIQGAYDHIRNSRK
- a CDS encoding aminoglycoside phosphotransferase family protein, with the protein product MTPSDQIRQPSRQELPQLSKPELARRKQLAQWVQQQLVPAEEHLTDAVQLLPVGGDAGFRSYYRIQIPQGSLLAVDAPPEKEDTAAFVSIAGMLSDTGIRVPQLKAVDYDQGFMLIEDFGDTLLLDQLDHHSVDAIYADALSLLRTIQVTPSDTLPEYDETLLQTELRLFRDWFVQQLIGIELTDEEEKLFRGLDQMLIASAIEQPSAFIHRDYHSRNLMSLPDNQIGVIDFQGALHGPVLYDAVSLLKDCYVSWPEDQVEGWLQDFIRQHDLLKETDWATCQRWFDWLGLQRHLKCLGIFTRLWLRDNKPQYLSAIPATFRYVLEVCQRYPAFEQHGQWLQQRVAPLLTQKMADITAIAADNVAERPASTSSTVGTPTGTEGQSVNS
- the murU gene encoding N-acetylmuramate alpha-1-phosphate uridylyltransferase MurU, with amino-acid sequence MKVMILAAGLGKRLRPLTLNKPKPLVEVAGKSLIIHHIEQLAAAGFNDIVINHSWHGEQIVNALGNGSRWGVNIAYSEEPEPLETAGGIIQALPLLKDGQSEDNQPFLVVNGDVFTDYPFDLVPDSIDGQAHLIMVNNPDFRKTGDFALQQGRVQEQGEQWLTYSGISVLTPELFADTPTGVQALAPVLKQAIADGEVTGEHFQGLWTDVGTVERLNDLEQYLAGGSSGSIC
- a CDS encoding MATE family efflux transporter, giving the protein MQSNRFSFHRFLNESRALLRLSFPIIITQLAISAMGFVDTSMAGQASARDLAAIAVGTSLWLPASLLLRGTLMMLTPVTAHHRGAKNQTGLSVDFGQTLWIALLSALVLMAYLDQSENILTFMNVDPEVVPVGVGYLWALAVGVPGIALFYTFNGFLEGMGDTRAPMVMSLLGLLVNIPVNYVLIYGKLGLPELGAVGCGWATGIVYWLMSLMMTLYITTRHRYKVYVVPQLMVPRSKRMFELFKLGLPIGINVFVCGSIFAVIALLIGKLGANHIASAQIALNFSSMTYMIPMSLSFGITIRVGHALGQNNTTEARLRSISGVLLAGMIAMVSSSALLLFPDQIIGLYTNEPEIVEMAAALLVFTAIYQFSDAIQAAANGALRGYKDTRTPMLLACIAYWGIALPLGYTAAMTDLLIPAMGVRGFWVGIVSGLTLSAGFMVIRLIRKMRSA